From the Anser cygnoides isolate HZ-2024a breed goose chromosome 24, Taihu_goose_T2T_genome, whole genome shotgun sequence genome, one window contains:
- the SF3A3 gene encoding splicing factor 3A subunit 3, translating into METILEQQRRYHEERERLMDVMVKEMLTKKSTLRDQINSDHRTRAMQDRYMEVSGNLRDLYDDKDGLRKEELSAISGPNEFAEFYNRLKQIKEFHRKHPNEICVPMSVEFEELLKARDNPSEEAQNLVEFTDEEGYGRYLDLHDCYLKYINLKSSEKLDYITYLSTFDQLFDIPKERKNAEYKRYLEMLLEYLQEYTDRVKPLLDQNELFGKIQTEFEKKWDNGTFPGWPKETSSALTHAGAHLDLSAFSSWEELASLGLDRLKSALLALGLKCGGTLEERAQRLFSTKGKSLESLDPSLFAKNPKTKGSKRDTERNKDLAFLEAQIYEYVEVLGEQRHLTHENVQRKQARTGEEREEEEEEQISESESEDEENEIIYNPKNLPLGWDGKPIPYWLYKLHGLNINYNCEICGNYTYRGPKAFQRHFAEWRHAHGMRCLGIPNTAHFANVTQIEDAVSLWAKLKLQKASERWQPDTEEEYEDSSGNVVNKKTYEDLKRQGLL; encoded by the exons ATGGAGACGATCCTGGAGCAGCAGCGGCGCTACCACGAGGAGCGGGAGCGGCTGATGGACGTGATGGTGAAGGAGATGCTCACCAAGAAGTCCACG CTCCGCGACCAGATCAACTCGGACCACCGGACCCGGGCCATGCAGGAC aggtaCATGGAAGTGAGCGGCAACCTGAGGGACCTGTACGATGACAAGGATGG CTTACGAAAGGAAGAGCTTAGTGCCATTTCAGGACCAAATGAATTTGCAGAGTTCTACAACAGACTGAAACAAATTAAAGAGTTTCACCGGAAGCATCCAAATGAG ATCTGTGTTCCAATGTCAGTGGAGTTTGAGGAGCTGTTGAAGGCCAGAGACAACCCGAGCGAAGAGGCTCAAA ATCTAGTGGAGTTCACAGATGAGGAGGGGTATGGACGATACTTGGATCTGCACGATTGCTATCTCAAATACATTAACCTAAAATCATCAGAG AAACTGGATTACATCACTTACTTATCCACATTTGACCAACTCTTTGATATTcccaaagagagaaaaaatgctgaatataAGAG GTACCTTGAAATGCTTCTTGAGTACCTACAGGAGTACACAGATCGAGTGAAGCCGTTGCTGGACCAGAATGAACTTTTTGGGAAAATTCAGACTGAGTTTGAGAAAAAGTGGGATAATGGAACTTTCCCTGGTTGGCCG AAAGAAACCAGCAGTGCGCTCACTCATGCCGGAGCCCACCTGGATCTCTCAGCATTTTCCTCTTGGGAG GAATTGGCTTCTCTGGGACTGGACAGATTAAAATCAGCTTTATTGGCCCTGGGACTAAAGTGTGGCGG GACTCTGGAAGAGCGTGCTCAGAGACTTTTTAGCACTAAAGGCAAATCCCTAGAATCACTTGATCCTTCCTTGTTTGCTAAGAATCCGAAgacaaaaggaagcaaaag AgacactgaaagaaataaagatctTGCATTCCTGGAAGCTCAGATATATGAGTATGTAGAAGTTCTTGGg GAACAGAGACATCTTACTCATGAGAATGTGCAACGTAAGCAAGCACGGacaggggaagagagggaggaggaggaagaagagcagatCAGTGAGAGTGAGagtgaagatgaagaaaatgaaatcatttataATCCTAAAAATCTGCCTCTTGGTTGGGATGGCAAG CCAATCCCATACTGGTTATATAAATTACATGGTTTAAACATCAACTACAACTGTGAGATTTGCGGTAACTACACCTACCGAGGGCCCAAAGCTTTTCAGCGTCACTTTGCG GAGTGGCGACATGCGCATGGAATGAGATGCCTGGGCATTCCCAACACTGCACACTTTGCTAACGTCACACAGATTGAGGATGCGGTCTCAC TGTGGGCAAAGCTGAAACTACAGAAAGCTTCGGAGAGATGGCAGCCTGATACAGAG GAGGAATACGA
- the FHL3 gene encoding four and a half LIM domains protein 3 isoform X3 yields the protein MTECFDCDNCKESLYGRKYIQMDNGPYCIPCYDAHFANTCDECKELIGHDCRELYYEDRHYHEHCFRCFRCDRSLADEPFTCQDEELLCNDCYCSEFSSKCIACEKTVMPGSRKLEYNGQTWHEHCFICSSCQQPIGSRSFIPDQKDYYCVPCYESKFAPRCTRCKKTLTKGGVTYRDEPWHKECFVCTGCKTPLAGQQFTSQDDNPYCIKCFGNLYAKKCSACTKPITGFGGGKYVSFEDRHWHHNCFNCARCNTSLVGKGFIPDNDEILCRDCSSDL from the exons ATGACGGAGTGCTTCGACTGCGACAACTGCAAGGAGTCCCTGTACGGGCGCAAGTACATCCAGATGGACAACGGCCCGTACTGCATCCCCTGCTACGACGCCCACTTCGCCAACACCTGCGACGAGTGCAAAGAGCTCATCGGCCACGACTGCAGA GAGCTGTACTACGAGGATCGCCATTACCACGAGCACTGCTTCCGCTGCTTCCGCTGCGACCGCTCGCTGGCCGATGAGCCCTTCACCTGCCAGGACGAGGAGCTGCTGTGCAACGACTGCTACTGCAGCGAGTTCTCCTCCAAGTGCATCGCCTGCGAGAAGACGGTCATGCCAG GGTCCCGCAAGCTGGAGTACAACGGACAAACCTGGCACGAGCACTGCTTCatatgcagcagctgccagcagcccatCGGGTCGCGATCCTTCATCCCAGACCAGAAGGATTATTACTGTGTCCCCTGCTACGAGAGCAAGTTTGCTCCTCGCTGCACTCGCTGCAAAAAG ACCCTGACCAAGGGAGGAGTGACCTACCGGGACGAGCCATGGCACAAGGAGTGCTTCGTCTGCACGGGCTGCAAGACCCCCCTGGCTGGCCAGCAGTTCACCTCCCAGGATGACAACCCCTACTGCATCAAGTGCTTTGGAAACCTCTATGCCAAGAAGTGCAGCGCCTGCACAAAGCCCATCACAG GCTTTGGTGGAGGTAAATATGTCTCCTTTGAGGACCGTCACTGGCACCATAATTGCTTTAACTGCGCCCGCTGTAACACCTCGCTGGTCGGGAAGGGCTTTATCCCTGACAATGATGAGATCCTGTGCCGCGACTGCAGCAGCGACCTATGA
- the FHL3 gene encoding four and a half LIM domains protein 3 isoform X1, with product MQAGEGGPQTGTMTECFDCDNCKESLYGRKYIQMDNGPYCIPCYDAHFANTCDECKELIGHDCRELYYEDRHYHEHCFRCFRCDRSLADEPFTCQDEELLCNDCYCSEFSSKCIACEKTVMPGSRKLEYNGQTWHEHCFICSSCQQPIGSRSFIPDQKDYYCVPCYESKFAPRCTRCKKTLTKGGVTYRDEPWHKECFVCTGCKTPLAGQQFTSQDDNPYCIKCFGNLYAKKCSACTKPITGFGGGKYVSFEDRHWHHNCFNCARCNTSLVGKGFIPDNDEILCRDCSSDL from the exons CAGGTGAAGGAGGCCCCCAGACCGGCACCATGACGGAGTGCTTCGACTGCGACAACTGCAAGGAGTCCCTGTACGGGCGCAAGTACATCCAGATGGACAACGGCCCGTACTGCATCCCCTGCTACGACGCCCACTTCGCCAACACCTGCGACGAGTGCAAAGAGCTCATCGGCCACGACTGCAGA GAGCTGTACTACGAGGATCGCCATTACCACGAGCACTGCTTCCGCTGCTTCCGCTGCGACCGCTCGCTGGCCGATGAGCCCTTCACCTGCCAGGACGAGGAGCTGCTGTGCAACGACTGCTACTGCAGCGAGTTCTCCTCCAAGTGCATCGCCTGCGAGAAGACGGTCATGCCAG GGTCCCGCAAGCTGGAGTACAACGGACAAACCTGGCACGAGCACTGCTTCatatgcagcagctgccagcagcccatCGGGTCGCGATCCTTCATCCCAGACCAGAAGGATTATTACTGTGTCCCCTGCTACGAGAGCAAGTTTGCTCCTCGCTGCACTCGCTGCAAAAAG ACCCTGACCAAGGGAGGAGTGACCTACCGGGACGAGCCATGGCACAAGGAGTGCTTCGTCTGCACGGGCTGCAAGACCCCCCTGGCTGGCCAGCAGTTCACCTCCCAGGATGACAACCCCTACTGCATCAAGTGCTTTGGAAACCTCTATGCCAAGAAGTGCAGCGCCTGCACAAAGCCCATCACAG GCTTTGGTGGAGGTAAATATGTCTCCTTTGAGGACCGTCACTGGCACCATAATTGCTTTAACTGCGCCCGCTGTAACACCTCGCTGGTCGGGAAGGGCTTTATCCCTGACAATGATGAGATCCTGTGCCGCGACTGCAGCAGCGACCTATGA
- the FHL3 gene encoding four and a half LIM domains protein 3 isoform X2, translated as MQGEGGPQTGTMTECFDCDNCKESLYGRKYIQMDNGPYCIPCYDAHFANTCDECKELIGHDCRELYYEDRHYHEHCFRCFRCDRSLADEPFTCQDEELLCNDCYCSEFSSKCIACEKTVMPGSRKLEYNGQTWHEHCFICSSCQQPIGSRSFIPDQKDYYCVPCYESKFAPRCTRCKKTLTKGGVTYRDEPWHKECFVCTGCKTPLAGQQFTSQDDNPYCIKCFGNLYAKKCSACTKPITGFGGGKYVSFEDRHWHHNCFNCARCNTSLVGKGFIPDNDEILCRDCSSDL; from the exons GTGAAGGAGGCCCCCAGACCGGCACCATGACGGAGTGCTTCGACTGCGACAACTGCAAGGAGTCCCTGTACGGGCGCAAGTACATCCAGATGGACAACGGCCCGTACTGCATCCCCTGCTACGACGCCCACTTCGCCAACACCTGCGACGAGTGCAAAGAGCTCATCGGCCACGACTGCAGA GAGCTGTACTACGAGGATCGCCATTACCACGAGCACTGCTTCCGCTGCTTCCGCTGCGACCGCTCGCTGGCCGATGAGCCCTTCACCTGCCAGGACGAGGAGCTGCTGTGCAACGACTGCTACTGCAGCGAGTTCTCCTCCAAGTGCATCGCCTGCGAGAAGACGGTCATGCCAG GGTCCCGCAAGCTGGAGTACAACGGACAAACCTGGCACGAGCACTGCTTCatatgcagcagctgccagcagcccatCGGGTCGCGATCCTTCATCCCAGACCAGAAGGATTATTACTGTGTCCCCTGCTACGAGAGCAAGTTTGCTCCTCGCTGCACTCGCTGCAAAAAG ACCCTGACCAAGGGAGGAGTGACCTACCGGGACGAGCCATGGCACAAGGAGTGCTTCGTCTGCACGGGCTGCAAGACCCCCCTGGCTGGCCAGCAGTTCACCTCCCAGGATGACAACCCCTACTGCATCAAGTGCTTTGGAAACCTCTATGCCAAGAAGTGCAGCGCCTGCACAAAGCCCATCACAG GCTTTGGTGGAGGTAAATATGTCTCCTTTGAGGACCGTCACTGGCACCATAATTGCTTTAACTGCGCCCGCTGTAACACCTCGCTGGTCGGGAAGGGCTTTATCCCTGACAATGATGAGATCCTGTGCCGCGACTGCAGCAGCGACCTATGA